CAGTATTTACATGGGTAGTTGTAGTGCCATCAGCATTTATTCTGGCACATTATACAGGACTTGGAATTGTGAGTGTATATTTCCTGGTTCAGGCAACAGAGCTGATAAAAGTAGTGATTGGATATTTTATGGTAAAAAGTAACGTATGGGTTGTACAAATGGTATAAGCCGACAGGGACGGGGTTTTCCGGCTTTTTTGCTTGCAAAAAAGCCGGAAAATCCCGTCCCAAAATGGCACTAGGAGGAAAAAAGATGAGTTATATTACTACATATACAAGGAAACATTTTGACCCGGTAAACCCTGATCCGGAATTAATCTGTATCGAAGATATTGCTCATGCACTTCCGCTAATCTGCAGAGGAAATGGACAGGTTAGTTCATTTTGGTCTGTTGGGGAGCACTGTATTTTGTGTTCAAAAGAAGCTGTGGCAAGGGGCCATGAGGATCGACTGGTATTGGCACTTCTTTTGCATGATGCGAGTGAATGTTATATGTCAGATGTTCCACGTCCGTTAAAACAAATCATGGATATATATAACAAACAGGAAAAGCATTTGCTCGATGTTATATATACAAAATTTCTTGGTTCGACACTAAGCGAAGAAGAGGAGCGTCAACTAAAAGAAATTGATGATGCAGTTTTATGGTATGATCTGAAATATTTATTAGGTGAAGGAGAGGAAGCTGAAAAGCCCAAACTTCATGTAAATGTTGATTATACAGTACGTGAATTTAAAGAAGTGGAGCAGGAATATTTGAAATTATTTGAAAAATATACTTGCAAATAATTTCTTTTGAAATATTGACAAGTTATAAAACATATGATATATCTATCATAACTCTTTGCACTGCATATAAAACTACAGTACAAACTGAGCAGACCGTGATAGATTATCATGGAGTCGGGTCACACAGGTGACAGTGGAATGAATCTTTGCATCCACGGGACAGTAGTTGCTTATACTGGTTCGTGGGTGTTTTCTTTTTTTTTGGAAAACGTATCATATTTAATTCCCACATATATTAGTGCCATAGAGCTATCTTATTTATTTGGAGGTAACGAATATGGAAACAAGTGATTTTCAAAAGGTGGCAAATAAGGTATCATTTATTACAATTATTGGAAATATTGTATTGTCGTTGTTGAAGCTTTTCGCAGGAATCATAGCACATTCCAATGCAATGATCAGTGACGCTATTCATTCCGCATCAGATGTATTTAGTACATTTGTAGTAATCATCGGAATAAAAGTATCTTCGAAAAGTGCTGATAAGGAGCATCCTTATGGTCATGAGCGTCTGGAATGTGAGGCGGCGATCATTCTGTCGCTGGTTTTATTTATCACAGGACTTGGAATCGGGCTGGAAGCATTAAATAATATAATGCAGGGAGAATATAATAACCTTCAGGTTCCGGGAATGTTGGCATTGATTGCTGCAATTATATCAATTGTCAGTAAAGAAGGTATGTATTGGTATACAAGACATTATGCCAAAAAAATTGATTCCAGTGCATTGATGGCAGATGCGTGGCATCATCGTTCCGATGCAATTTCTTCGATTGGAGCACTTATCGGAATTGCAGGTGCGAGATTAGGATTTCCAATAATGGATTCCATTGCAAGTTTAGTTATCTTTGTATTTATCGTAAAAGCAGCCTATAGTATTTTCAAAGATGCTATGGATAAGATGGTAGATCACTCTTGTGACGGGGATACAGAAAATGCAATCCGCGCGTGTGTAAGAAAGAATAAAAATGTGCGGGGAATCGATCTGCTTCAGACAAGAATTTTTGGAAATAAAATATATGTGGATATTGAAATCGCACTGGATGGAACTATGACTTTGCAGCAGGCACACAATATTGCAGAAGAAGTTCATGATGAGATAGAAAATGATTTTCCTAAGGTAAAGCATATTATGGTGCATGTGAATCCGGAAAAATAGAATGTCGAGGGTAGCCTTGAAATAGAAAGTATAGAGAAATGTAAATGAATGAAAATCAAAAAGGAAAAATATATTATCATCTTCCGGGATTATTTGAATTTTATGAATTATATAGCGTATTCCTTCCATTATTTCAGGAACATAGAGAATATTTTTATGATTGGTGTGAAATAGGCTCTATATATGGTGCTCCGGCAGATTGCATCTGGGGAGGAGGACGAGTCGGATTTGGAGACTGCGATTCGCAAGCGGTGTTGAAGATGATGCAGAAATATGGAATTTCGGCAAGGCTTACATTTAGTAATTCATTACTGAAGGAAGAGCATTTATCAGATAAAAAGTGTAATGAATTGTGTGTACTGTTTGAAAATGCCAACGAAAAACAGAATGGTATTATTGTTCACTCCGATCTGTTATTAGAATATTTACAAAATAAATATCCGGGATTTTATTTTGTATCATCGACCACGAAAGTCTTAACGGAATTTGAACAGCTCATGAATGAGGTAAACAGGTCAGAGTTTCGTTATGTAGTGCCGGATTTTCGGTTGAATAAGGCTTTTGATAAATTGGAGCAAATGACTGGAAGTGAGAAAGAGAAGATAGAGTTTTTGTGCAATGAATGTTGTTGGTTTGGGTGCAAAGACAGAAAATATTGTTATGAAACGGTCAGTCGGAAGAATCTGGGAGAAGATTGCCCAGAGCATCTGTGTCGCGCACCGGAGTCAGAACAGGGATATCTTTTTTCGAAAGCTATGACAAATCCGGGATTTATTGGTATTGATGAGATAAGAAATATTTATATGCCAATGGGATTTTCAAACTTCAAAATAGAAGGTCGTAGCCTTGGCAGTGCATTAATTTTAGAATTTTTACTATATTATATGACAAAACCAAATTATCAACTTCAAGTCAGAGAAGCAATATATTTGGATAATATGTTGGACCTGTTTTAGAAATACAATGTCTAAGGAGGAAAGCAGTATGTGTACAGCAGCAACTTATAAAACAAAAGATTTTTATTTTGGAAGAACACTTGATTATGAATTTTCTTACGGAGATCAGATTGCGATAACACCGCGCAACTATCCGTTGCATTTCCGACATGCCGGTGATATGGAAAATCATTATGCAATCATCGGAATGGCACATGTGGCAGGCGATTATCCACTGTATTATGATGCCATTAATGAAAAAGGTGTTGGTATGGCAGGACTTAATTTTGTGGGAAATGCAGCTTATGCGGATGTTTGGTCAGGGGTGGATAATATCGCACAGTTTGAATTTATCCCTTGGATATTAAGCCAGTGTTCTTCAATCGTGGAAGTCCGTAAACTGCTTGGACAGATTAATATTGTAAATACGCCATTTAGTGAGCAATTTCCGTTGGCACAATTACACTGGATCATTTCAGATGAAAAAGAATCCATTACTGTAGAATCGATGGCAGATGGCATGCATATTTATGATAATCCGCTAGGAGTACTGACAAATAATCCTCCTTTCCCGCAGCAAATGTTTCAGTTAAACAATTATATGCATCTTTCTCCAAAGCAGCCGGAAAATAATTTCGGCAATGGGATCGAGCTTAATGCATATAGCCGTGGAATGGGAGCATTGGGGCTTCCGGGAGATTTATCTTCATCATCTCGATTTGTACGTGTGGCGTTTACGAAAGTAAATTCATTTTCCGGCGAGTCCGAGGAAGAAAGTGTCAGCCAGTTTTTCCACATTCTCGGTTCGGTAGATCAGCAGCGTGGTTGTTGCGAAGTGTCAGATGGAAAATATGAGATTACATTGTATACTTCTTGTTGCAATGCTACAAAAGGAATTTATTATTATAACACATATGAAAATCATCAGATCAGTGCAGTAGATATGCATAGAGAAGATTTAGAAAGTCAGAAATTGATTTGCTATCCGGTTATTCAAGGAGAAAAAATAAACTTCCAGAATTAAGGGGTGCCGGTTGGGGACGGAGTTTAGGGTGAACCATTGGGGACGGAGTCAATAACATTTAGTTAAGCTTTTTTCATCATAGTATGAACCTATTGAAGTTCTCTTCCCTAAGCTTTTAAAAAGTATTATTATCATAAAAGTAGATGATTTTTATAAGAAAATATTTTTTTGCACCATAATCAGGCAGAGCCTTGCTTCTGCCTGATTAATACAATATAATATATCTTGTGTTAAGCTCTATTGTTTAACGGCTTTACAGTTTGTGATCTGACCTGTCGAGCGGTCTGTTGTTTCACCCTAATAGCTGTTTGATGTCGTAGCATTAGAGCTTTTACTATATCATTCGTCATTCGATGTTTTATGAATCTTCGTGCAATAGGAAGAACATCTTCAAAGGATATTTTGTATTCATATTTCCTTTTTTTCTTTCCTTGCTCTTTCTTTTTTTCTTCTGTAGCAAAGGCGTGAAGAAGTGAGGCAAAGTTATACATAATAAGTTTTGCATATACTTCTTGAATAATCAGTTCCCGATTAACCGAATGTAAATACACTAGTGAAAGCGCATATTTTAAGCGTCGGAAAGAAGTTTCAATAGACCATCTTTTCCAGTAAAGTTCTCGTAGATCCAGTGCAGAAAAATTTTTTAATGGTAAATTAGAAATCAAATATTCGTAGTTTCCATTTTCAAGTTGTATACAGGTGCATCGAATTTTCATGGTATATACACTTTTCTTATCATTAATCGGAATCGGCTCGAAGATTCTTTTATTTTTTACTATTTTCATTTTATCCCCATGACAAAGATGCTTGTTTTTTTTCGATCTTGTTACGTCCAAAACAATCTCTCTATCTGATTCTGTTTCAGCTGGCAAAATATCTTTCAGAAAAGCAGATGGTGCAGACGGAGATTTCCAGCGAATGAGAAAAAATTTCTTTTTTTCAATTAAATGAGCCATTGTGTTTAGCGAGGCATATCCTCTATCTGCGATAAGTATCGTATTTTCTGGCAGATTACAGTGATCGACCATATGACAGAAAGCCTGTGTTTCATTCATTTTAGGGCGTGGTTGGGTAACAGCAGTAATATACCTGTTTTCACAGATATCAAACAAAGTGTTCAAATGCATCTGAAAAAACACATTGTCACTTCGAGCCTGTTTTATACGATATTCAAAATCATTTTTATTAGTAGGAAGATTAATATCAGAACCATCTACTGCAACAAGATGAAACCCTTTATACGTTTTGGTAAAAGGAATTTTTTCATTAAAAGATTTTAAAAGATACGGGAAAAAATCAGCAATTAGTTTTTTTCGCTGTTGTGTGAAAGCTGATTTAGATGGAACTTTCTTGTTTTGGGACATAAAAAAGTTAAATAATTCTGTATTTGTCCTATTCATGGTGAGGCAGAGAGTAGATTTTACCGTGTCAGAAAAAGGACAGAGTCTGTGTCTGGTCATATCTGAACCTGGAGTATTAACATACAAATGAATATTTTTCTCTGCTGTTTCAAGAACAGAGAAGAAACGTTTTCGAATAGTTGCTGGTGTCATGTACATGTGTGGTACCTCCTTGAAGTAAAAATATATCTAACTTCAAAGGGCACCTTACTGATTATAATAATCAGTAAGGTGCCGCACATTTTTACGATTTTGTCAACTATTAATTGAAAAAAGCTTAACTAAATGTTATTGGGACGGAGTTTAGTGGCTTTTTGCGAGCAAAAAGCCACTAAACTCCGTCCCCAAATGGTCCACCAAACTCCGTCCCCAAATGGTCTTGTATGAAAATAATGTTTTTGATAATATAAATATATTAAACTGTTTAAATGTCTTTTATCGATAAAGATCATATTGGCAGAGAAAATAATTTTATAAGAAGTGGTGAAAGAAATGAAAACATCTGACAGAGTCATCCTTCCTTTGGTTGGAAGTGCATTTCAACCGGGAAAGGCAGCAGAAGCAATTGAAAGAATAGAAGATAAGGAACTGGCGCAGATTGCACAGGGAGAATATTATTTCTTCTCAGCTCAGGCAGAAAAATGTGTGGAGATGGTAAAAGATTATCTGGATCATGATGATGTGATGCTCCGGCTATCGGCGGATATGCTTTATATATTTGCGAATCTTACACTTGGAGATCCTCAGGCAGCACAGCATACAAGGGAAGATGTGCATCAGTGTCTGACATGGGCAATGCAGGAGGACGCGCCTGTGAATGTAAAGGCAGCATGTCTGTTCGCATTTTATGTAATCAGCACATTTCTTCATATACCGCCGGAGAAAGGAACCCCACCACTTCAGCAGTACATTCCGTATCTTCCAATTGGACAACGATTATTTGCAGTGAGTCTTTTAGCACATGAGATTTATCTGAGACAGGATTATGCAAAGGCAAAAGGTGTTGTACAGGGTGCATTTCTGATGGCAGACGGAGTTTATCCGATTTCCATGATTTATCTGGGGTGCGTACAGGCAATGTGTCAGATTAATCTGAAAGAACAAGAAGAAGCAATTCAGACGGTGACCCGGGCATGGGAGAGGGCAAGACCGGACAAACTCATGGAACCATTCATCGAGTATCATGGTCTACTTCAGGGGACTTTGGAAGTCTGTATCCGGAGAAAAGAGCCGGAAATGTACAAGAAGCTGGCGGATGGTGTACTTGCATTTAGCTGTGGTTGGATGAAGATTCACAATCCCAAGACGCAAAAGGCAGTGACGGATCTTTTGACTCCGCTGGAATTTTCCATAGCCATGCTGGCGTGCAGGGATTGGACGAACAAGGAAATCGCAGAACATCTGGGACTGTCTGTGAATACGGTGAAGCACTATGTCTCCGGAATTCTGGAAAAACTACAGATTGATAAACGTGATAAGATTAAAGATTTTGTAAATCAATAATATGATATGGAAAGTGTCTGTTTTACAGAGAAATTGTAAAATAGGCACTTTTTTTGCTTTCAACGGGCATGTGCGGATTGTATTTTTTTTGATACAATATGTATAGACACTTATTTTTGAGAAAAAAATGAGGAGGGATAATACATATGAAGAAACGTCTGATCAGTATGATTTTGAGTGCGGCACTGCTTGCAACATCGGTGCCGGTCACGGCATTTGCTGAAGATGCGAATACGCAGAATCCGGTTGTGCATTCGGAGGAAGGAACGTCTCAGGGTTCGAATGTGCTGAAGGAAACCAGCATTGACTATAAGAAAAATGGAGGAGCGTTTGTGGAAGGATACACGGCTCCGTCTAATTACGACGAGCCGGTGACAGAACTTCCGGGAGCAGAGAAGATCACAAAAGCAGGATATGAGTTTGCCGGCTGGTATGATAATGAGAAGTTTAACGGGGAACCGGTTAATTTGCTTAGTACGGCTGATCATACTGGCAGCGTTGTCCTCTATGCAAAATGGACGGAACGTTACTATTATGTGGATATTCCACAGAAGGTCAATGCGAATGGGGATAAGTTTACGATAAAAGCGGATGCAGGTGGATTATATGACAAGGATTATGTGAGTGTGACAGTCCAGTCTGAAAATGACTGGAAATTAAAGAGTGGTTTACATAGTCTTGCATATGAACTGAGAAATCCGCAGAGTGGTTCGGCACTGGAAAATGGTTCGGTTGTCGCAAGTCTTACGAAAGATGAGAGCCATAAGCAGCAGGAATATGACTGCAACATTCTGGACAAACCGAACTATACGGGTGATTATACAGATCACCTGACTTTTGATATTGCATTTCAAGATACAACGTACAACATTAAATATGAGACAAATGGCGGAACTATCACGAAGAAGAATCCGCAGCAGGCAGATCAGATGCTCACAATAACAGAAGAGCAGTACCAGGCAGGAACTATTCTGAAGGATCTGCCGGCACCGGTGAAAAAGTCCAGTACATTTCTTGGCTGGTGTTACGATGAAGCATGCACCAGATATGTGGACAGTAAGGATCGTCTTTTGAGTGATGTGACACTGTATGCTTCCTACGCAGACAACCAGCCGATGGAAGAAGTGTCCATGGCGACTTATGCCAGAGCAAATGATGTGGCAACAGATTTTACGATTCCGGTGACGGATACAAGTGCTGCTATGACGCCTGACCAGGTGCGGAAAAATTTCACGATAAAAAACGTGACAGATTCTTCCGAAATGGTTACGGTAGATGTGACCGAAGGAGCAGACCATACATTTACGATCAGTAATCCGAACGGATGGACACCGGGGGCGGCCTATAAGTTGGAGCTTCAGGAAAAGGCATTATATTTTACAGGATTTGACCCGACGATCCGTGTCTATGATTTTACGGTCTACCGCGAAGAAGTCAAAAATGTAGAGTTAAATAAAGAGATTAAGTATATTCACAAGAAAGAGCTGTCCAATCTGACTGTAAATGGAAAGAAAGTAGAGGAAGTCTCAATCGCGGCAATGACGATTGGAACAGACGGTTCCCTGACCGAAGAAGGCAGTGACACGACCGGAACATTTACTTATAAGAAGCAGTTAGAAGTCGGCGACCAGGTCGCAATTTATTCCGGTGATGTGATCCCGACCATGGATATGTCCTCTGGTGACAACAGTGATGTGTCATTTGTCGAGATTACAGGAGCGGATGGTGACAAGTATACATATCGCGGCTCCAGACCGGAAGATGTGCTCTTTATGCCGGATGTGCTGCCGCTTTCTATGGATAAAGATCAGGACGGTGATCCGGATAATAACAGTGTAACGATTAATGTCAGTGATCTGACCTTTGGTGATGACGCTATGAGTCAGGCTATGGATCTGGACAGTGAGACAACCGTAGATGCGGGTGATTATCTGGCAATTTATACGGGGACAATGGGAGAGAATGGAAGCGGAGCTGTGTCTCTCTATGGAGAGATTACGAGCGTGCTGTTATCTGGAGACAAATATATAGTAAGCTATATTCCTGTGAGCGAAGAAGATATGCGTCAGACTATGGACGTGTATCAGAAGGAAAATGTAGAAGGTGAGGAGCTTCTGGAAGATACAGATGTGCAGGCGCTGGAAGAGGATATTGAGACACAGGCAGTAGACAGCGGATTTGCATCAGAAGTTGCAGAAAGAGTTGCTGATGCGGCAATGGAGACAGAATCTTTTGAGGAGCTTCAGGAATCTCTCAAGGAAGATATGAATGCAGATATCATGATTCAGAGCCAAAGCTATGGTCAGTTGAGAAAGGCAAGAGCCGCAGGTGGGGCAGGCGGTTCCAGTGTGGAATTAGGAGTACCGACTGTAAAAGCAAATCTCGGCACGACACTGAAACATTTTGACGGAGATGTGAGTGGACTAAGGCTTGCACTGGAGATTGGCGTGCCGATTACGATTCATGTGAACCGGGGCGCAGACATCGAGATCATGATCACAGCGACATTTGAACAGGAAGTGCGAGTATCCATCGATGTGGACGGTTCAGCCGTGTGGAAAACATGGGGATTTATTCCGTACATTGCAGATTATCGCGTAACGGCATCTCTGGAATTATATGAATACACAGGAATCGGACTGAATGTCAACTTCAAGACTGCAGAAACCGGAAACCCGGTATCTGATTCCAGTTCGAAATTACGAAAAGGTGTCAACAAGATTACCGAAGAGCTGAAGAATATGATGGAGAATGGCGAGGATTATCTAAATTCTGCATCAGGTCTCGTCAGTGGCGGAGATGAAATATCCGTATCCAAGTCTCTGGCAGAGAGGTACTCGGAACTTCTGGCAGACGAGGCAGACTGGGTGGAAATCTACAAGCGTCCGCTGGTAGACCAGCATTTCCGTGTGCTTCTGATCATTGACATTCAGGTGAAGCTGGAATTCGTTGTTTCCGCGAATGTGAACATTTCCATCGGAATGACGTACTGGTATAAGAATGCGAAAGAGTATGTCTTCTGTGTACGGGTCAAAGAGCGGACGGCGACCAATGATACGACAGATCTGGTAGAGGAGCAGTATGAATTTACGGCATATGCTATGGGAACTCTTGGCATCAAAGCCGGTGTGAGACTGACGGTGCGTGTGGGATTATTATCAACGTCCATCGCCAGTGTTGGTATCTCGGCGGATGTGGGCGGTTATGCACAGGTCTGGGGTTACCTCTACTACGAATTGAAGTATACGGCATCGGCAGGACGAAGCAGCCGTGCTATGGGAGCTATGTATCTGGAAATTGGTATTTATCTGGAAGTGAAGTTCGAGGCACAGGCACTGTCCAATGCATTTACCTATAATCCGACACTTTACGAGAACGAGTGGCCGCTTTATAGGGTAGGTGTTCTGGAAAATGTACTGGATTTTGCTTATACCCAGGATAAGATTGCCGAGATTAATATGAAGCGGGAGATTCAGTCGGTTCAGATTCCGGATGAATATTTCAAGATGCAATATATGGACATGAAGAACGGACTGGACGACGGAAAATATTACGAGAAGATTTACGAAGATGATACAAAGTATTTCAACATTTCCATGACGAACAGTGCGTTTACGTATGATCCGGCGACCAATATTATCCGTGTAAATCCAGGTGATGAGCCGGAGCAGGATGGCGAGATGATCATTACATGGAAAAACCAGGAAGGTACTTTCAATACGAAGCCGTGTGCAAGAAAGATCAAGCTTCACTGGGACCGCCTGCGAGATGGTTACTATATTGCATTCCAGAGTAATGGCGGATCTTTCGTCGATGCAATTACCGGAAAATATAATGCCAGGATCAAGAAACCGGAAGACCCGGTAAGACTCGGATACACATTTGCCGGCTGGTATGAGGACATGGATCTCACCATTCCATACACAATTCCGGAAACCATGCCGGAAGAAGACAGACTTGTCTATGCAAAATGGGAAGCAGCCGATGTGGGTTATACAGTCGTAGATTATATAGAAGGAACGAATGGAACCTATGAAGCACAGACTCCGGTGAAAATGAGTGGCAGGACGCAAGAGAAAGTAAGCCCGGTTCCAAAAGAGCGTACGGGATTTGTAACACCGCCGCAGCTTACGGAGACTGTAAAAGCAGACGGCAGTCTGGTCATCAATTACTATTATGCAAGAAATAAATATACACAGACATTCAAGTCCGAAAAAGAGACGGAGAATGGAACTGAGACAGAAGTGATCGCAGACGGAAATTACCGATATGGAACCATGATGCCGACACCGGCAGTCTACAGACCGGGATATGAATTCCTTGGCTGGGAGGACGAAGAAGGCGCTGAGGTTCCAAAGGAAGTTCCATCTGAGAACAAGACCTACATTGCAAAATGGAAAGCACTGGAAGGCATTACTTATACCGTGAAATACTACGTGCAGAATACGGATAACAGCGGATACAGCTTAAGTGAGACTGCGGCTCTGACCGGACAGATGGGAGAGAAAGTCACAGCAAAAGCAGCAGATTTTGACGAGAAAGTCTATCACTTAAAAGGTGAACTGCCGAAGGGAACGATCAAGGCAGATGGCAGTCTTGTACTGAAAGTGTACTATGATCTGAATGAGTACAAACTGACCTTTGATGCAAAAGGCGGAGAATCAGACCAGACAGAAGTGACGGCAAGATATGGTGACAAGATTGCATTACCGATGCTGACAAGAAAAGGCTATGTATTTGAAGGCTGGTATACAGACGAGGCATGTGAGAACGCATTTGGCCAGACGATGCCGGCAAAAGATATGACGGTCTATGCAAAATGGGAGAAGCAGAAAGTCAACTATACAGTCCGGCATCTGATGGAAAAATTGCCAGATGCAGAAGAAGAAAACCCGGGTGGAGATAAAGAAGAGTATCCGGACTTAGATAAACCGGTTGAGGAAGAAGATCCATATATCTTATATGAAGAGGAAGTCTTTGCGGCATATCCGGAAGATAAAGTGACGCCGGACGTGAAGCGTTACGAAGGCTTTACTTCACCGGAAACACAGACCGTGGTAGTGGACGGAAACGGCAACACAGTTATTGAATACAAGTATGCGAGAAATATCCATAAGCTGAAACTGGTAGACCGCGGGGTCGATGAAAATAATATGGAAGGATTCGGAATGCCATTTGGTGCGGCGATTACAGAAGTAGCAATCCGGGATGGATATCGCTTTGAAGGCTGGTATACAGATAAAGATTTCAACAATCGATTCGATGGAACCATGCCGGACAAAGATCTGACGCTCTATGCAAAACAGACACCAGTGATGAGCAACTATACCGTCTATCATTATAAAGAATCTGTAGATGGTTCTTACTTTGGTCTGACGGACGAAGAAGTATTAAGCGGACTGACAGAATCAGAAGTGACTCCGCAGCCAAAACAGTATGAAGGATTTACTTCGCCGGAGGCCAAAACAGAACAGGTAAATGGCTGGGGCGGACCGGATATCTGGTATTACTATACGCGGAACAGCTACAATCTGACTTATGTCCTGAATAATGGAGAAGATAACAAGACTTCAGAAGTTCGCTATGAGGCAGATATTACAAATACTCCGTCGCAAACAGGCTATGCATTTGCAGGCTGGTACACGGACGAAGCACTGACACAGCCGTACGTACAGACGACCATGCCGGCACATGACCTGACACTCTATGCAAAATGGGAAGCCGGAATGAAGACTTATCAGGTGAGACATTATCAACAGTCCATTGACAATTCAGAGCAGTATGATCTGGCAGAGACAGAAAATGTCACAGCTAAAACAGGAGAACATCTGACGCTGGCAGTAAAAGCGTATGAAGGATTTACAGCACCAAAGCCGGTTAGCTATGATGTAGTAGATGATGGCGAGATCACATATGTAGATTACAAATATACGCGTGACCGTCATCAGGTAACGATCTATTACAATAACGGTAATGACAGCGAGACAAAAGAACTTGCATATGGTGAGAAATGGGAGGAAAAATCATATCGTGCCGGTTATGCATTTGCAGGCTGGTATACAGACGCAGAGTTTACAAAAGCATTTGACGGAGTGGTTCCGGCACGTGACATCACACTTTATGCAAAATGGGATGTGCAGAGTGTAAACTACACAGTCAAGCATTGTCTGCAAAATGCCAATGATGACGGATATTCGCTGGGAGCACAGGAGAACTTCAACGCTGAT
This Ruminococcus hominis DNA region includes the following protein-coding sequences:
- a CDS encoding InlB B-repeat-containing protein encodes the protein MKKRLISMILSAALLATSVPVTAFAEDANTQNPVVHSEEGTSQGSNVLKETSIDYKKNGGAFVEGYTAPSNYDEPVTELPGAEKITKAGYEFAGWYDNEKFNGEPVNLLSTADHTGSVVLYAKWTERYYYVDIPQKVNANGDKFTIKADAGGLYDKDYVSVTVQSENDWKLKSGLHSLAYELRNPQSGSALENGSVVASLTKDESHKQQEYDCNILDKPNYTGDYTDHLTFDIAFQDTTYNIKYETNGGTITKKNPQQADQMLTITEEQYQAGTILKDLPAPVKKSSTFLGWCYDEACTRYVDSKDRLLSDVTLYASYADNQPMEEVSMATYARANDVATDFTIPVTDTSAAMTPDQVRKNFTIKNVTDSSEMVTVDVTEGADHTFTISNPNGWTPGAAYKLELQEKALYFTGFDPTIRVYDFTVYREEVKNVELNKEIKYIHKKELSNLTVNGKKVEEVSIAAMTIGTDGSLTEEGSDTTGTFTYKKQLEVGDQVAIYSGDVIPTMDMSSGDNSDVSFVEITGADGDKYTYRGSRPEDVLFMPDVLPLSMDKDQDGDPDNNSVTINVSDLTFGDDAMSQAMDLDSETTVDAGDYLAIYTGTMGENGSGAVSLYGEITSVLLSGDKYIVSYIPVSEEDMRQTMDVYQKENVEGEELLEDTDVQALEEDIETQAVDSGFASEVAERVADAAMETESFEELQESLKEDMNADIMIQSQSYGQLRKARAAGGAGGSSVELGVPTVKANLGTTLKHFDGDVSGLRLALEIGVPITIHVNRGADIEIMITATFEQEVRVSIDVDGSAVWKTWGFIPYIADYRVTASLELYEYTGIGLNVNFKTAETGNPVSDSSSKLRKGVNKITEELKNMMENGEDYLNSASGLVSGGDEISVSKSLAERYSELLADEADWVEIYKRPLVDQHFRVLLIIDIQVKLEFVVSANVNISIGMTYWYKNAKEYVFCVRVKERTATNDTTDLVEEQYEFTAYAMGTLGIKAGVRLTVRVGLLSTSIASVGISADVGGYAQVWGYLYYELKYTASAGRSSRAMGAMYLEIGIYLEVKFEAQALSNAFTYNPTLYENEWPLYRVGVLENVLDFAYTQDKIAEINMKREIQSVQIPDEYFKMQYMDMKNGLDDGKYYEKIYEDDTKYFNISMTNSAFTYDPATNIIRVNPGDEPEQDGEMIITWKNQEGTFNTKPCARKIKLHWDRLRDGYYIAFQSNGGSFVDAITGKYNARIKKPEDPVRLGYTFAGWYEDMDLTIPYTIPETMPEEDRLVYAKWEAADVGYTVVDYIEGTNGTYEAQTPVKMSGRTQEKVSPVPKERTGFVTPPQLTETVKADGSLVINYYYARNKYTQTFKSEKETENGTETEVIADGNYRYGTMMPTPAVYRPGYEFLGWEDEEGAEVPKEVPSENKTYIAKWKALEGITYTVKYYVQNTDNSGYSLSETAALTGQMGEKVTAKAADFDEKVYHLKGELPKGTIKADGSLVLKVYYDLNEYKLTFDAKGGESDQTEVTARYGDKIALPMLTRKGYVFEGWYTDEACENAFGQTMPAKDMTVYAKWEKQKVNYTVRHLMEKLPDAEEENPGGDKEEYPDLDKPVEEEDPYILYEEEVFAAYPEDKVTPDVKRYEGFTSPETQTVVVDGNGNTVIEYKYARNIHKLKLVDRGVDENNMEGFGMPFGAAITEVAIRDGYRFEGWYTDKDFNNRFDGTMPDKDLTLYAKQTPVMSNYTVYHYKESVDGSYFGLTDEEVLSGLTESEVTPQPKQYEGFTSPEAKTEQVNGWGGPDIWYYYTRNSYNLTYVLNNGEDNKTSEVRYEADITNTPSQTGYAFAGWYTDEALTQPYVQTTMPAHDLTLYAKWEAGMKTYQVRHYQQSIDNSEQYDLAETENVTAKTGEHLTLAVKAYEGFTAPKPVSYDVVDDGEITYVDYKYTRDRHQVTIYYNNGNDSETKELAYGEKWEEKSYRAGYAFAGWYTDAEFTKAFDGVVPARDITLYAKWDVQSVNYTVKHCLQNANDDGYSLGAQENFNADTDTVVTPEVKNFDGFTAPEKQQVTVEGDGRTMVIYRYTRNVHTLTLKNYDGKTDKTVEARYEMSIPKPTRAGYAFTGWYTDEKCTKEYKANMPDQDLTLYAKWEANIVNYVVEHYQQNVQGDGYTLKESSHARAAADSEVTPEIMKYKGFEEPKTEKVTISGDGQTTVKYYYKRNVHTVTFDADSGTFVAEKGEDDSKIVVTGRYGANIIVPKAPTRTGYQFLGWDEDVEMTIPDKDLTYKAQWLKMEYTLQFKTGEGTSVSPIKGNYGDKINAPENPTRKGYIFKNWSENGKKVDKLPTTMPAESHIYTAIWEQETYQITYDLNGGSMKSGEKNPTTYNVDTTVFKLKNPVRAGYTFTGWSGTQITGVSDNVSVKQGSTDNRTYKANWRENTYQITFILSGTEAKGSMAAKTVNYTENVILPKCGFTCKGHSFKRWYTVDKKGKKTYYSDRQKVSKLTDVNGGVVTLYPEWEANVYNVTFDYGDGRAKTVRKTKYGDKYQFPSDPTRYGWEFKGWKKEGANTAFDMSTKELQLQDTKDITLYASWKANQKYSYRPSNSGNTYRVTDKHEYTRFTYYVDGNQTSVKTTGDSGLNPARYHLNMKNISYNAVHQNYSKMRIRISYKIKMVKDGYSDLRISYHTKSDNKDHTEWKKNTEDLKKKNGKTITCEYTLTTGSKIDVDSLTLEFDAHGIGPDRYDLSNLNVDITFE